A stretch of the Arachis stenosperma cultivar V10309 chromosome 6, arast.V10309.gnm1.PFL2, whole genome shotgun sequence genome encodes the following:
- the LOC130935511 gene encoding pyridoxal kinase-like, whose protein sequence is MAPPILSLVLPSETGRVLSIQSHTVQGYVGNKSAVFPLQLLGYDVDPINSVQFSNHTGYPTFKGQVLNGQQLWELIEGLEGNDLLYYTHLLTGYIGSVSFLDTVLEVVSKLRSVNPKLIYVCDPVMGDEGKLYVPQELISVYRERVVPVASMLTPNQFEAELLTGFRIQSEDDGRKACNFLHEAGPSKVVITSINIEGNLLLIGSHEKEKEKPPKQFKIVIPKIPAYFTGTGDLMTALLLGWSNKYPDNLEITAELAVSSLQAVLQRTLNDYKSAGHDPQSTSLEIRLIQSQDDIRSPEIKFKAEIYS, encoded by the exons ATGGCGCCTCCAATCCTTTCACTGGTTCTTCCCTCGGAGACTGGTCGAGTTCTCAGCATTCAATCTCACACCGTTCAG GGGTATGTTGGTAATAAATCAGCTGTCTTCCCTCTGCAACTATTGGGCTATGATGTGGATCCGATTAACTCTGTGCAGTTCTCTAATCATACAG GATACCCTACTTTTAAGGGTCAGGTTTTGAATGGACAACAACTCTGGGAACTAATAGAAGGTCTTGAAGGAAATGATTTGTTGTACTATACTCATTTATTAACAG GTTATATCGGTTCAGTCTCTTTTTTAGACACTGTATTAGAAGTTGTTAGCAAGCTTCGCTCAGTAAACCCTAAACTTATATACG TTTGTGATCCAGTGATGGGTGACGAAGGAAAACTTTATGTTCCTCAAGAGCTAATATCAGTCTATCGTGAAAGG GTTGTTCCAGTAGCTTCAATGTTAACTCCTAACCAGTTTGAAGCAGAACTACTAACAGGATTCAG GATTCAATCTGAAGATGATGGCCGGAAAGCTTGTAATTTTCTTCATGAGGCTGGACCATCAAAG GTTGTAATAACAAGTATAAATATAGAGGGGAATCTTCTTCTCATTGGCAGCCATGAAAAGGAAAAG GAAAAGCCTCCCAAACAATTTAAGATTGTGATTCCAAAAATACCAGCTTACTTTACG GGAACGGGAGATCTCATGACTGCACTTCTTCTTGGTTGGAGTAAT AAATACCCTGACAACCTTGAGATTACTGCAGAACTTGCAGTATCAAGCTTGCAG GCTGTTTTGCAAAGGACACTCAATGACTACAAAAGTGCAGGTCATGATCCCCAGTCAACCAGTCTAGAGATCAGATTAATTCAAAGCCAGGATGATATTCGCAGCCCAGAAATCAAATTTAAAGCTGAAATATACAGCTAA